The genome window atttatttttgatggGGGATGGCATGGAAGGGAAGAGTGAGGCCAGGTACAATGGAAGGGCAATGAAATACTTGATTCTGGTCCCTTAAAATGCACACAGCTGTTTAAATCTTattattcaaatttatttatttatttattaggcttatatcccacccgactagcgatagctctctgggcggtgaacagcaaaaaagtacaataaatacagtaagaaaaacaatacagtgcaaaaatccaattaagttataataagttaaaaagtacagttaaaatgctttgggaaagaggaagaggatCCATTCTTACTCTCTCGCCTCTCGCACTGGGAGCCCTGCTGTCTGCGTTGTGCTGACATTGTTGGTCATACTGCTTTGGGGCTGCTAGATGGCCAGGTTGCTCCCCTTGCTGGAGTTGTCAGACCCTTGgttgtcagacccttggccacttGTTGGCGCTTCTTTGAATCCTGACTGCCATTTTCTGTACTTATGGTTAAGCTTGGATTTAACATACAGAAAATCTGACAGAAGTTCATGCTTTGGCAGTCAATGCAACTATCCAAAAACatttaattatttcattttatttattgttacatttatatcccacctttccttcaagcagCTCAAGacggtgcacatggttctcccccccctccatttttcttacaacagccctgtaaggtaggttaggctgagaagcagtgactggcccaaggtcacccagtcaacttcatggctaagtggtaatttgaaccctgatctcccaggtcccagtccaatactctaaccacaacaccacacctGCTAACAGGCGCCTCTCTCATCTTATAGATAGCCTAAAGCTGCACTACTGTTACAAAATATTCTTTATATCAGCACATTTTTATTAGTTATTTGATAAAATTCTGGAGAGAAAATATTATTGGTCCAAGgtctcttccttttttttaattgaattcaAGAGAAATGGCTTTGGAAAGAGTATCTTTGAATCTTGTTGTGCTTTTGTTCATGGTGGATGGAAGATCATCAAATAATAGGTCCCAAGCACAGCCAGCCCTACTCTTAGGCTAAGGGAGGCACGCTGGTGCCGtcaagtaagattcaactgccagttcaCACAGCTTCTCTACACAgaaagtgtgtgtctgtgtgtgtgtgcggatgCGGGTATCTTTAGGTTGTGTTGGGCAGAGATTAGGACAGGCCCTGAAAACACTGCAGTTAGGTCAGGCACAATACTGAGTAGGATTTTTCTGAAAGTGAAAATAAACTCAATAGAAAACCTGCTCTTGGCAgcatgggaggaggagaaggctgtaTGCACAAGTCTGATGCTTTGCTCAGACTCACTGTGGCTTGATTTAGCATTCTGTGCAAACCAGTCCTTTTGAGCATGCGGCCCCCTCGCCAAACCAGAAATCTAAAATAGTACAGATCAGCAAAAGCTGCATCACCTCATTGTTCCAATCACCTCTTTTGATGAAGACAGACATAAGATCTGTACAGCAATGCAAACTCTGCCACCGCTTGCAGTACAAATGTACCTTTCCCTATGTGCTTCTTCCTGCAGAGGGCTCTCTGCAGCAAAAGTTAACTGCACAGCAGCTATTGGCTAGTGACGGTACTGGCACTATGATATATTCCCTACCACAGTtttgtgattgtttttaaaaatagttaaacgtacacatacaaattaaaacaaaatattatttatttatttatttattttattacatttttagactgccctatagcaataagctcccagggcggtgtacagcataataaaacaggttaaaatacaagtggatgtaaatacaatacacaataaaacataattaaaaatttccaattttaaattcaaattttaaaatttttaaaatttttaaaatgcctgggcgaagaggtaggtctttacctggcgccgaaaagataacaaagaaggcgccaggcgtatctcatcagggagggcgttccatagttcggggccaccactgagaaggccctagctctagttatcattctccgtgcctccctatgcgttgggacacggagaagggccttcgacgtcgagcgcagcgaccgggtaggtacatagcgggagaggcgttccgccaggtattgcggtccgatgccgttaagggctttataggtaagaaccaacactttgaatctggcccggaaacatattggtagccagtgcagctgggccaggacaggtgttatatgatcaattttttttgtcccagtaagaactctggccgcagcattctgtaccagctgaagtttccgaaccgtcttcagaggtaaccctacgtagagtgcattacagtagtccaatctagaggttaccagagcatggataactgtggcaaggttctccctatccagatagggttgtagttgggctaccagccgaaagtggtagaacgcattccgtgtcaccgaggctacttgagcctccagtgacaggagcggatctaataagacccccaaactacggacctgctcctttagggggagtgtaaccccatctagggcaggtcggacatcaaccatctgggcagagagcccccccaccaacagcatctcagtcttgtcaggattgagtctcagtttattagctctcatccagtccattatcgcggccaggcagtggtttagtacattaacagcctcacctgaagaagatgaaaaggagaagtagagctgcgtatcatcagcatattgctggaaacgcactccaaatctcctaatgacctcgcccagcggcttcatatagatattaaagagcatggggacagaactgaacactgtgggaccccatattggagtatccagggactcgagtaatgctccccaagcaccaacttctggagacgattcttgaggtaggagcacagccaccgccaagcagtgcctccaactcctaagtccgcaagacgtcccagaaggataccatggtcgatggtatcaaaagccgctgagagatcaaggagaaccaacagagttacactccctctgtctttctcccgacagaggtcatcatacagggcgaccaaggctgtttctgtaccaaaccccggccgaaagcccgattgacatggatccagataatcagtttcatccaagagagcctggagctggtgagcgaccacacgctctaaaaccttgcccaggaacggaacatttgctaccggtctatagttgtcaagattttcagggtccaaggagggtttctttaggagcggtctcaccaccgcctgtttcaggcagggtggtaccactccctctcgtaaagaggcattgatcacctccttggcccatccggctgttccgttcctgctagcttttattagccatgaggggcaaggatccagagcagaagtggtcgcccgcacctgtccaagcaccttgtccacgtcctcgagctgaaccaactgaaattcatccaataaaacaggacaggactgtgctctggacacctcattaggctcaactgctacaatattggagtcaaggtcccggcggatgtttgtgatcttatcttggaagtgtctcgcaaactcattacagcgggctattgatggtattattgcgttctgaggaccagagtgtaaaagtccccgaacaaccttataaagttccgctgggcggttagaagatgactgaatagaggcagcaaagtactgcttcttcgctgccctcaccgccttcacatagagcttggtagagatcttcacaagtgcaagaccacagccgtcgggagttcgtctccatttgcactcaagcagTCACCTGAAGCATGAAGGTCAAGAATCATGGCTGACCTGATACATCTCTTCTTTTGCAGACCCAGGAGAAAGGTAGACAGGCTTGTACTGCAAGGGGGTCTCAGGTAAGCCAATATTCCTAAACCTCAACCGTGGTAACTCCTTATAATTCTGTGTTTATCTTCATCCTAAGTAAATGTCAGTGGCAGAGACACAGATGCAACTCTCACTGTTCCTTATTTGTTTAAGCATGTCTAAGAATACACACAAATGCAACCCTGAAACCTAATTCTTCCCATGTTGGAACTATTTCTTTGAACTCTTTGGTCGACTCCTTGCACTCTTTGGTGGGTTTACAACATTGGAAAGCATGTTATACTGAAGAGCCTGCGAGGCCATAGATAAAACAGGAGGGATCACTTTTTCTACTATAGATAACACACGTGCAGAGACTGagtctttcttttcttccttgagATGCTGGATTTCACTTTCCATCTTACtggctttctgctgaaatccctCTTTCAGCAGTTCCTCTTGTTCCTAGAAAGGTGGGAAGCACACAGAGACTGTTAACTATGGGAATGGACATGTGAGGATGGAAAATACCAGGCCAGGCTTGGACAACATTGTCTAGCAGCTGCATTGGTTGGATACAAGCATACACATTTTCCAGCATGTTGCTCTCTGAAAACAGACTTTCTCCAAGTTTTTTGATTATGAGCATATAAAGATTTATGCAAAATCtgatgtggcatagtggttaagatcATGAAACAAGAGCCTGAAAGCACAACACCTTGGTTATGCACAACACCTTAGTTCAAAATTCAGCTCAACCACAATCTTGCTGGGTGTCGTCAGGCAAGCCAATATCTCCCAACTCTCCACTCCCCTGCATTTATAACAGGcacagccaacgtggtgccctccagatgtcgatggactacaactcgcatcagcttTGACCAGTGACCACAATGGCCACACTGCtcatgagagttggaatccaacaacatttggagggcgccACATTGTCTATCTGTGACCTATAATGTAGGATAAGacgaaggctgctttcacacatggggctgattgcgttagtttaatggattaaaaaggtagcacttctgtcccgatttctaaaatccctttcacactgcaatacctgttgtgttaaggaacagcagctttttcagccgatataccagcattttgcgcaactgtctttcacatggcttgttttcgtccctcacccatgcacgctgttcctcactgtgtaggaggtctaagatctcgtcccttcgccatgaaagccctctccctttaggatctgactttttaaattgttttagttgtatcaagacagggatgtgtgtgggaaatgctgctgctatctgtgccaatgctggaataccggtacagtattcatcaggcaaaaaaaaaaaaccacctccgcgcgactaaagggtgggaacacactgcatgctaggatgcctgtcacatgagtggctgcagctagcaaaaaactcctgcaatcttccaggttcccagccttgctaatggattatttctggcatcatttatcatggaaatttgcactaaacttgcactacattccactagaattccagagctagcttgtgcgtcgtgtgaaaggtcgaatataatgtgcaaattaccaggtaagaaatggtcagaataacagaatagagTGCCGTGTGAAATCAGCCAGTAACCTACCTCAAGAGGCTGTTGCAcccattttgcagcagctgctctGGTTAACAATtcatttctgggcacaattcaaggtgctggcaatCACTTTTAAATAGTTTGGGCCCAGATTTTACCTAAAGGACGCAGAGTTATGTTGCCTGTACTGAGAGGATGAGGATATCTGAGGGAGTGCATGACTGGTGGGAAGTTGTTTAGAAGGGTACAGGTGAATGGCAGAACTATGTTTTATTGGGattgatattttgttttattgagcTGGTTTCATTGTGCTTTTTTGTGGTTGTTTtgtttgtgaactgccttggcaTTCCCACAATGAAAGGTGGTATATCAattcttcaaataaataaataaaatggactaGAGTTAGCCTGGGGGGCAGGATCTGCTTCCAAGCACCAATTTCACAAGAGGCtcaaaagcagggatgggaaagggttgttgggctggtgaccagtaggcattactgtctctagttgttttccatgaagcctgcaagtttcaagacgtaactgtggttaagggggagttatgtctatgccctgtctgggaacggactgccagggccgttgttatggtagccatctgatagcgactgggaaagttctaacagagtttGTGCGTTGTCGtttttctgaattatgcctctgagctgagaggctgtcgtgtgtgtttatctatggaaggggggtgactgaagaatctctacatgtatttactcttaagcctctggccttaatgtctttcaataaagactcttaacatgctctgaagaagtttcttgctcaacttaactccaacgtaatgtatgctgtttcacacaacaacgcacacacgccaacaagggtggccctccagatttttctgGACTGCAACCAGTAGTGGCCGGCAGGACAGAAGCAGGGTGAGCCGGcgttgctcacctggcttcccagtgCAGAGGTCTCTGCTGGTAACTGAGAGGGAGAGGGCCAAAGTTGGTGTGGGGTGGGCctagcagcagagccaatccaacactccAGTCACTGCACCGACACCATGCCGACCTCCCAgctgccttgctcctccccctccagcAGTGACCTccacattgggaagccaggtaagcaatgcagccccaccccactctgcctgtcattaCTGACTACAAtcgccatcatccctgaccagctaGGGCCAATTGCAGCTGGGGTTCAacctctggagaaccacaggttccccaccacttgcCTAAAGGTTACATCTTGCAGTGGGTCAGAGAGTGCACCTGACTGAGCTCTCATTACCTTGAGTTTATGCTGTATCATCCTTTCCGTTTCCTCTTCCATcagcctcctctcttcctccatcTTCTCCTTCAGCAGCTGGACCTGCTCAGCATGGCTACGCTTTTCAtcctccatcatttgtttcaggTTGGCCTGTTCCTGCTCCAACAGCTTCTGCTGCAGTTGGGCTGCTTCAGCCTGAGCATGCTGGGCTGCAGTGCAGAAGAATGACAACATGAATTGTTAGCAGCCAGGAAAGCATGCAAGGTGAATAATCTGCTCCCATATGCGCCTACACACGCATTATGATCTGTTTAGGCCTCGGTCTGGGTGCCTCCACTTTCCAAGGCCACCAAGGACTGGCAGTGTCCAGACTTTAGAACACGCTCCCTAGGCATATTCACTAGGCTGCCTCCATTGTTATCATTTAGGCACCAGTTAAAATTGTTCTTATTTGCCCAAGCTTGTGGAGATGTTTGTATGTCTCATGTTCAACCTCTCCTCAAACTTGGGATGACAATCTAGATGAGGAGCTTCCATCTCCCCTGCCAGGTCCTGCCAGGTCCAGATCAGATGAAATGGCTCTGCCGGAAGCTTCAGATTTGAAAGACTCACTCCCAGAGGAGCTCCTGTCCCCAACCTAACCTCATGCTGTAACAGTCTACAGCTGTTACAAGACACCAGCTCTGTAAGAGCACAGAATCTCCCCTTTACCCAGTGATCTGTTAGGGTTCTGTCTTGGCCTTGCCTCCCCCTGAATGTGACAATAACAAGTCTGttacaattagggatggaaagttctcatctttccaatcttaaattcagctctccacatttctgcagcaatttgcaggaaattctccagcattttagtgtgaatttctctcaataaacacattttttgtaggcagttttgactaatgtacacatttttgcaagcaatttctcatcacataatgcattttgcaagTTATCTTTActggtatattcatttttatgcaaacgtCCCCctaacatatttttgcaaacattggttggttggcgaacggcattgcaaaatttgagcaagtgcaaatttcaaaggatggctgtgtttcagaaagtgcgaatttggtagATTTAgcatgaaatgcaaactgaataaaaatgtCCATCCATCCCTGGCTGCAATGCCGTTTTCCTAAGAGGTACCACAGCTGACACATGCTTCCTTGGAAACTCAGCCAGAGCAGGCCAGGACATTTACTTTATACACCATCAGTTATATGTATCACAGCCTGCTTGGCAGATCTGCACCTTCAATTTCCTTCTCTTTGTCAGTCAGGGTCTTGTCCATCTGAAGGATAGATCTTGCCACTGTCTCCTTGGATTTCAGGAACTCTTCAAGAGCTTTGTCTGCCTGTTGAAAGATTGGAAGCAAACGTTATCAATTTTACCCAAAGGTGGGAAAAACAAATGTGGTTACATTTTGggattaaagaaagaaaaatggtgtATAAGTACAGCAAGTAAATAAATGACTGTAGATTGGTGAGGTGCTGAGAAATTGATCCGAAGTTCTTAATCTAATTCAACAGTACagccctatgcacatttactctgaattaagtcctgttgaattcactgGGGCATATCCCCAAGCAAAtgtgcatagggttgcagcctacgcatatagcagaggtgaggaacccttttcagactgagggccacattcccttctgggcaacttctgggggccacatgccagtcatGGGCAGAGTCAATAGCAAAgcaggtggagcaacaaatgtaaattttacttttgcacAGTAAGCTAATTTTACCATACTCACattcccctctctgtcctccatccaggcaagcaagaggcattatgaaacttcagggacacattccagccaggcaaaatcactcaaggagggtaaggggtgtggcctgggcacaGGGGGCGTGATTAAGGAGCAGGTATAGCCAGGGGATTATCctgagggtcagatagagaggcctggagggcacgtttggcccctgggccttaggttccccaccctggtctaCAATATGGATTAGACCTGAAGTCAGTGTCAGAATGGTGAATCTTTGCATGTTGCAGAAGTGTTAGCTCAAGTACTGCTGGATACTAGTCCTACCTGAATTCCTTTCTCAGGTACCAAACCGTATTTCTcctcaatttcattctgtttccccAGATAAAGCTGGTAGCCACCAGGGACAGAATAAATTCCCTTGGGGATCCCATCTTCCAGCTCCCGGGAAAGATCCATCAGCACAGCCTGGCAGCGGTCAAAGGACACTTGCTCGTTCCTCTTGCAGAACTCCTCTTTTTTCTGCTTCAGCTTATGCTACCAAAACAAAAGCAATACAATGCGTTGACAATGATGAAAGCTGTTCCTCCTCTGCGTCTTATGCAATTGGAAGACACGCTACGGCCACATTTAATCTCCAATACAAATTTCAATCACTGTGAAACTGACTTAATTGACATGGTAACGCCCACTCCCAAAACCTCACAGAAACTGGTTGTGATGGCTTGATTTTCAAAATTTTGATCAGATTAATTTGTCCAGACCCATCTTTCCTAAAGCTCAAAACCAGGCCCCTTTATTATTTTCAGCCACCTGTCTGTTGGAATATGTGCATGTCTTCAGTTTCATCTGAAGAATGCATCTCTCACCAGTAGCTAAACGTGCATCCTCTAGGACAGGTCATTAGGTTAAGGAGGTTAACTTGCCCGGCATTCCTATGTTTGTCTTTATCTTGGGACAATATGCAACTGTCTCCATTTTTAACAAAGAGACTTTCAAAAAACTAGGTAAGTCCTGGAGGACCCTGCTAGTCATAACATCTACAGCTATGCAGGGCAAAGAGGATTTTGTCTAAATAAGCTTATACTCTACTAATTTCCCCCCACATTTAGAATGTTTGTTCTAAACGTTTCCTCAAACAAATTAACATTTACATAAGAATATTGGAATCTGCCTtacatggagtcagaccattggtccatccagttcagtattgtctacactgactggcagcaactctccaggatttcagccaggggtctctcccagccctacctggagatgcctgggccTGAACCAGAGactttctgtgtgcaaggcagatgcgctACCACTACGTTATGGCCTTTGAACTTTTTAATTGCATGCTGTGCCTCATGGGTTTCCCCTTTGACCACCCAGAATATTTCTGGGTCTGTATAAGAGGTCTCTGGAGGCTTGCTGGACAAGCAGTATGCAGGCAGAGGATTAACATTTGTATACGTTTTGACACTTTGGAGTTATTTTTAGGTGTCAGTGAAATGGACTGAGGTTCAGGgaaggaacattttaaaaatgacataAATATAAATTAcgtaaatacatgaataaaaatataaatatatacattcaataaaataaatgaataaataatgacCCTGTGTTCCTTTTCTAGACACACTGGCAGAGACAGTCGATGAAGCACAAATTAAATCATATATACCTCAAGATCCTCTTGAAATTTTTTAACCTGCATGTTGCCAAAGGCACGGGCCATGAAGATGCCAGTGGCCTCCTTCGCACAGTCAGCATGCACCATCAGCAGCTCTTCAACAGTGCCCGTAGGCAGCATCAACCGCTGCCCCATCAGTTCTTCATAGAAGTAAATGGCCTCATGCACAGCAGCTGAGTTCTCAATCTCAGACAGGGCCAGCACTGCATTCTCCAAGCAGGGCACATCCCCACTGTTGATAGCATCGACATAGGTCTTCATCAGGTTCTCAAGCACTGAAAAGGGAAGGATCAGTAAAGCCACAGAATAAACCTCCTTACACTGAGTGAGAATTTCCAGACCCAAACACCTTTCAAACGTTTGTCCACATCAGCAAGACAATCAGGATCAAGTATCTTGTTGTGCCTGATTTCTCATGCAAGAACAGAAAACAGGTATCTTGCATGTGAAAGAAAGGCAGAGAACCCATCTGCCCATCCCAAAACAGCAAGGTTCTAGGCCTCATGGCTGCAGAACAGAGCTTGAACATATGCAGGTGGCACTTGGGAAGGCTGGAAAAGCAGAGGGATCCGGGCAGAAATCTAACTGCACTTCCTCATAATTACTATTCCATATAATTGATGTGCATAAATTTATTCTGGATACAGAATTTACAAGTTCTTGGTGCAGAATTGCACATTGCTGTAATTGCAAAGTGCTAGAAGCAAAGAGCAGATTTTGCTCCAGCAGGTAAATGACAAGGCAATAATTCAACTAAACAAGCCCAACACATAATACATTGTCAACACACTGTGTATTCTGCAATTCTGTGATCACACTGTGATAAGTATAAAACAGcaggattgttttgttttaatatgttttagagtgcacagggaaagaaggatgggatatatattttaataataatgttAAGGGTTAAG of Rhineura floridana isolate rRhiFlo1 chromosome 15, rRhiFlo1.hap2, whole genome shotgun sequence contains these proteins:
- the LOC133370500 gene encoding guanylate-binding protein 1-like gives rise to the protein MASEQVHMAAPICLIENRLDGKLVVNRKAAEVLAGVRQPVVVVAIVGLYRTGKSYLMNRLAGKRKGFCLGATVQALTKGIWMWCLPHPCRPDVTLVLLDTEGLSDVEKGSTQNDSWIFALAILLSSTLVYNSMGTIDQHALEKLHYVTELTKNIKAKASSVYCQEEENSAEFVRFFPDFIWAVRDFTLQLEIEGRIVSDDGYLENALKLQQGDSEEIQTRNMPRSCIRNFFPSRKCFTFDRPAGRKKLSRLEELEDDDLEEDFLEPVARFCQHIWEMSRSKTVPGGRVVTGRMLENLMKTYVDAINSGDVPCLENAVLALSEIENSAAVHEAIYFYEELMGQRLMLPTGTVEELLMVHADCAKEATGIFMARAFGNMQVKKFQEDLEHKLKQKKEEFCKRNEQVSFDRCQAVLMDLSRELEDGIPKGIYSVPGGYQLYLGKQNEIEEKYGLVPEKGIQADKALEEFLKSKETVARSILQMDKTLTDKEKEIEAQHAQAEAAQLQQKLLEQEQANLKQMMEDEKRSHAEQVQLLKEKMEEERRLMEEETERMIQHKLKEQEELLKEGFQQKASKMESEIQHLKEEKKDSVSARVLSIVEKVIPPVLSMASQALQYNMLSNVVNPPKSARSRPKSSKK